In Paracoccus aerodenitrificans, the following are encoded in one genomic region:
- a CDS encoding glycosyltransferase family 4 protein, translating into MAAEPAAILDVSRLVSRIGTGPLTGIDRVEAAWLRHLADRPCLLLCRIPRGQALLPAEAAAKILQWSDGDLSDFAQSSGWRETLAKRRGIARRAQEKLRRMAHAVLPVNGRGIRSHIARHLPAAEFYLNVGHSNLLPKLLHNLAGLKRAIMIHDTIPLDHPEFCRTGQPAKFRDRFMTALNMADLVIAISEATAGNIEIWRRRLAITRSAPIIVAPIGTDLTDPDPSTIPVDLDLSHPFFVTLGTIEPRKNHALLLDVWEQLAKRLKHDQIPRLLIIGRRGWENHDVFARLDALPRDAAIIEMTDLPDSAVATLVMRCRALLMPSRAEGFGLPLTEAAGRGTPVICAPLPVAQELLGNYPIYLSSDDVNGWTDKIIQLIGENTAKSPPLEIPAWTRHFKIVEGALNATQD; encoded by the coding sequence ATGGCCGCTGAACCGGCTGCCATTCTGGACGTGTCCCGGCTGGTTTCACGGATCGGGACCGGACCTCTGACCGGTATCGACCGGGTCGAAGCGGCCTGGCTTCGCCATCTCGCGGACCGGCCCTGTCTGCTGCTGTGCCGTATTCCGCGCGGGCAGGCGCTGTTGCCAGCGGAAGCTGCCGCCAAGATTCTGCAGTGGAGCGACGGCGACCTGTCGGATTTCGCTCAAAGCTCCGGCTGGCGGGAAACTCTGGCAAAGCGGCGGGGCATCGCACGGCGCGCGCAGGAAAAGCTGCGTCGCATGGCCCATGCGGTCCTGCCCGTAAATGGTCGCGGCATCCGTAGCCATATTGCCCGGCACCTGCCCGCAGCTGAGTTCTATCTGAATGTCGGGCACAGCAACCTGCTGCCGAAGCTTCTGCACAATCTGGCCGGACTGAAACGTGCGATCATGATCCACGATACGATCCCGCTGGATCATCCTGAATTCTGCCGAACAGGTCAGCCCGCGAAATTCAGGGATCGCTTCATGACGGCGCTGAATATGGCGGATCTTGTCATCGCGATCTCAGAGGCAACCGCCGGGAATATCGAAATCTGGCGGAGGCGTCTTGCAATTACCCGCTCTGCCCCGATCATTGTTGCTCCTATCGGTACGGATCTGACCGATCCCGATCCTTCAACCATCCCGGTCGATTTGGATCTGTCGCACCCGTTTTTCGTCACGCTCGGCACCATAGAGCCGCGGAAAAATCACGCTCTTCTGCTGGATGTCTGGGAGCAGCTTGCAAAGCGGCTTAAGCATGATCAGATACCGCGCCTGCTGATCATCGGTCGCCGAGGCTGGGAAAATCACGACGTGTTCGCTCGGCTCGACGCTTTGCCCCGCGATGCCGCTATCATCGAAATGACCGACCTGCCGGACAGCGCTGTCGCGACCCTTGTGATGCGCTGCCGGGCCTTGCTGATGCCCTCACGCGCCGAGGGGTTCGGGCTTCCCCTGACCGAAGCAGCTGGGCGCGGCACGCCTGTGATCTGTGCACCACTGCCGGTGGCACAGGAACTGCTTGGAAATTACCCGATTTACCTGTCTTCGGACGATGTAAACGGCTGGACGGACAAAATTATACAACTTATAGGCGAAAACACCGCAAAATCGCCCCCTCTTGAGATTCCTGCGTGGACAAGACATTTTAAGATCGTTGAGGGTGCGCTGAACGCGACGCAGGACTGA
- the galE gene encoding UDP-glucose 4-epimerase GalE, giving the protein MSGNVLVTGGAGYIGSHACKALRNAGYTPVTYDSLITGWREAVKFGPFEQGDLMDRTRLDEVFATYQPVAVMHFAALSQVGEAMSQPGKYWRGNVCASLNLIEATIAAGVKDFVFSSTCATYGDHDGVVLDERTTQLPLNAYGASKRAIEDMLKDFGASDGLNSVIFRYFNVAGADPDSEVGEFHQPETHLVPLILDAIDGKRLALTIHGIDYPTEDGTCIRDYVHVMDLVDAHVQGLNWLRNGNGPTTGGVDVFCLGTGDGFSVREVVAAAGSVTNLSVPMEDGPRRAGDAVKLVSGSRKAREELGWTPERSTMPQMILDAWRWHQNGGYGR; this is encoded by the coding sequence ATGTCCGGGAATGTACTGGTGACAGGCGGAGCCGGTTATATCGGCTCTCACGCCTGCAAGGCACTCAGAAATGCCGGGTATACGCCCGTAACCTATGACAGCCTGATCACCGGCTGGCGCGAAGCCGTGAAATTCGGCCCTTTCGAGCAGGGCGATCTGATGGATCGTACCCGGCTTGATGAGGTCTTCGCGACTTATCAGCCGGTCGCTGTCATGCATTTCGCGGCGCTCAGTCAGGTGGGCGAGGCAATGTCGCAGCCGGGGAAATACTGGCGCGGCAATGTCTGCGCGTCTCTGAACCTGATCGAGGCGACGATTGCGGCAGGCGTCAAGGATTTCGTGTTCAGCTCGACCTGCGCGACCTACGGGGATCATGATGGGGTGGTTCTGGATGAGCGGACGACCCAGCTTCCACTGAATGCCTATGGCGCGTCGAAACGCGCGATTGAGGATATGCTGAAGGATTTCGGTGCCTCGGACGGGCTGAACAGCGTCATTTTCCGCTATTTCAACGTGGCAGGAGCCGATCCCGACAGCGAGGTCGGAGAGTTCCATCAGCCGGAAACGCATCTGGTTCCGCTGATCCTCGACGCGATCGACGGCAAGCGCCTGGCGCTGACCATTCACGGGATCGACTACCCGACCGAGGACGGCACCTGTATTCGCGACTATGTTCATGTCATGGATCTGGTCGACGCGCATGTTCAGGGGCTGAACTGGCTTCGTAACGGTAACGGCCCCACGACTGGCGGCGTCGATGTGTTCTGCCTTGGCACAGGTGACGGGTTCTCCGTGCGCGAAGTCGTTGCAGCGGCTGGCTCGGTCACGAACCTGTCGGTCCCAATGGAGGATGGGCCGCGCCGTGCAGGCGATGCGGTCAAGCTTGTCTCGGGCAGCAGGAAAGCACGGGAAGAACTGGGCTGGACGCCGGAGCGCTCGACAATGCCGCAAATGATCCTCGACGCGTGGCGGTGGCATCAGAATGGTGGGTATGGCCGCTGA